Proteins from a genomic interval of Medicago truncatula cultivar Jemalong A17 chromosome 3, MtrunA17r5.0-ANR, whole genome shotgun sequence:
- the LOC11413317 gene encoding stearoyl-[acyl-carrier-protein] 9-desaturase 6, chloroplastic, protein MTMATICTHAWSPLQCSLKAPSKTFIKPQKTHSMSPEKKEVFKSLEKWVSQSVLPLVKPVEECWQPHNLLPDSSLPSDEFIHLVKALRDRTAELPDDYLVALVGSMITEEALPTYQTWINKLDGVGDESGSSLSPWAIWSRSWTAEENRHGDLLKTYLYLSGRVDMCMIEKTIQYLIGAGVDVGTENNPYMGFVYTSFQERATFVSHGNLGKLAKERGDLSLARVCGTIAADEKRHENAYVRIVEKLLEVDPTEAMVAIAKMMRRKITMPAHLMHDGQDPHLFDHFSAVAQRIGTYTTNDYIDILEFLIRRWRLEKIEGLTKEGQHAQEFVCGLAPRLRKLEERLDGRTSKIIHKFSWIFNNELSL, encoded by the exons ATGACGATGGCAACAATATGCACCCATGCGTGGAGTCCACTACAATGTTCTCTAAAGGCCCCATCCAAAACATTCATAAAACCCCAAAAGACACACTCAATGTCTCCTGAAAAGAAAGAAGTGTTCAAATCACTAGAGAAATGGGTTTCACAAAGTGTCTTGCCATTGGTTAAACCTGTGGAGGAATGCTGGCAGCCACATAATTTGTTGCCAGACTCTTCACTACCTTCCGATGAGTTCATCCATCTAGTGAAGGCATTGAGAGATCGAACGGCTGAGCTTCCAGATGATTATCTTGTAGCTTTGGTCGGTAGCATGATCACTGAGGAAGCATTGCCTACGTACCAAACATGGATAAACAAGTTGGATGGAGTTGGAGACGAATCTGGTTCAAGTCTCTCACCATGGGCTATATGGTCACGCTCTTGGACCGCCGAAGAAAATAGACATGGAGATTTACTCAAAACTTATCTCTATCTCTCCGGTCGAGTTGATATGTGCATGATTGAGAAGACTATCCAATATTTGATTGGAGCTGGCGTg GATGTGGGTACCGAAAACAACCCATACATGGGTTTTGTGTACACATCCTTTCAAGAGCGAGCCACATTTGTGTCACACGGCAACCTAGGTAAGTTGGCTAAAGAGAGAGGTGACCTCTCACTTGCACGCGTATGCGGGACAATTGCCGCTGATGAGAAGCGTCACGAGAATGCATATGTGAGGATTGTGGAAAAGCTTCTAGAAGTGGATCCCACTGAGGCTATGGTGGCCATAGCCAAAATGATGCGGCGCAAGATTACAATGCCCGCTCACTTGATGCATGATGGACAAGACCCACACCTCTTCGATCATTTTTCTGCAGTGGCACAACGTATTGGCACGTACACGACCAATGATTATATTGATATCTTAGAGTTCTTGATTAGACGATGGAGATTGGAGAAGATTGAGGGTTTGACCAAGGAAGGACAACATGCACAAGAGTTCGTGTGTGGACTTGCACCTAGATTAAGGAAACTGGAAGAGCGTCTTGATGGGAGAACAAGCAAGATCATCCACAAATTCTCTTGGATCTTCAATAATGAGTTGTCCTTGTGA